The DNA segment TTATAAAGCTTAATTCAATACTTAGGCATAAATACGATCTTGTAAGGCAGGACATCATAAAGTTTGAGAATAGTGGATTATCTGTAAAGATAAAGATGGGGGAAAAGTCAAAAGTAGAATATCAGAACCCTAGAAATGGCGAAAGGTATTTTTTAGCTTACAATAATAGGTATGGTGGCACTGCGACAGTAGCACAAAAGCCTGACAATGTTTTATCTCTAGAGAAAAAAGGATCAAATGTCAAATACAATTATATATTTGATGCAAAGTACAGGATATGTTATGACAATGACTACTTAAAAAAGTACTTTACGCCTGGACCTGAAGAGGACGATATAAATACAATGCACAGGTACAGAGATGCAATCGTGTATGAGAACAATGATAATCACAATTTTGAGAGGATGTTTTTTGGTGCATTTGTATTATTTCCTTATTCAAAAGAAGATGAATATAAGAATAATCAATTTTACAAAAGCATCGAGAAAGTAGGCGTAGGGGGCCTTCCTTTTTTGCCTAATGCTACACATCTTGTGGAGGATCTTTTGAATGAGGTAATTACTGATTCGCCTGAGACTGCATTCGAAAGCACAGTATTACAGCATGGCATGTACGAGTATCTTGAAAAAATAGAATTCAACAATAAAGAGGTTCTAGTAGGGAATTTAAGCAGCTATAAGCAGTTGGAGGTAAATCTTAAATATAAATTTTACCATATACCGTATTCTGAAATCAGATCTTCTATTAAATATATAAAGTATGTAGCAATTGCTCAGACAAAAGCAAAGGGCTTTGGTGATGATGCAGGCATAAGGTATTATGGTAAAGTAAAGAATTTTGAAATATTAAAGAGAAGCGAGATTAAGGAGATACCAAAGGATTCGGATGAACTATATGTCAGATTTACGGTTGATAAATGGGAAAAATTAGATAAAAAGATTGACTTGGCAGGATATAGGGTGCGTCGCCGCTTTTATACGAATCTATTCCTTTTAAAAAATGCGAAAATTGTTTCAGATCTTTTGTTAAAGACGAAAGACGATTATAGATTGTATCTTGAGCTTAAAAGACTGGATAAAATAAAAGTTGAACTAAATAAAGATGATGTAGACGATGATACAGCAATAAAAGGGATAGTATTCAAGAATCTTTACATTTGGTTAGTTGGTGATTCTTACCGTGTTTACAAAAATTCGATTTTATTAGATAATATAAATGTAGATGATTTCAGAAAAAGACCTAATGTTGCGATAAAAAGAATTAAGAAATACATTTGATGCTGTGTAATATTGATGTAGGAGGCAGAAAAATGTTAAACCTGTTTACTATATAAGCTCAAATAAAGCATCATATGTGAAATTGTTTTTCTTATGATATAATCAAAATAGGTGATGTAGATATGAGTAAAATAATAAAAAATAATTATACGGAAGTGGATTATGAAAACTGGCCAGAAGATGAAAGAGTTGAATTGATTGATGGACAGATATATGTGATGGCTCCGCCATCAAGGGTACATCAAGAAGTTTCAATGCAATTGTCAGTTTTAATATATAATTATATTGCTTCAAAGGGTGGAAGATGCAAAGTTTATTCTGCACCGTTTGACGTCCGACTAAAAGACAAAAATAATAAAATAAGCAGAGTACAACCTGATATATCTATTGTATGTGATGAGAAAAAGCTAAATGATAAAGGGTGTGATGGTGCGCCTGATATGATAATAGAGGTAGCCTCACCATCTTCTTTGTCAAGAGATTATGTTGTAAAAGTGAATTTATATCAAAACTCAGGTGTAAAAGAATACTGGATTGTGAATCCATATAAAAAAAGCATTATAGTTTTTAGAATGAACCAAAATGATGAATATAATGAGGTAGATCAATACAGCTTTGACGATACTATTAAAGTTGGCATATTTGAAGATTTAAAGATAGATTTTAAAAACATATCGATGTAAAAATCAATTAGACATAATTGGAGATGAAATTATGTTAAACCTGCTTATTCTGTTGGCTGAAAGATTCAGCATGATAGGACTTCTGGCTTTTATCTTGTCAAAAGCAAACTTCTTTAAAAAGGTTATAAGCAATAATGTAAGTTATAAAGACCTATCTATACTGATAGCCATATTCAGCTTGATTGGCATCATAGGAACGTATGCAGGTATTCCTATAAATGGTGCTATTGCCAATTCAAGAGTCGTAGGACCTATGATAGCAGGCCTTTTAGGTGGACCTTTTATTGGGCTTATTGTGGGATTCATAGCTGGGTTTCACAGATTTTTAATAGGTGGATTTACAGCTTTAGCTTGTGGAATATCGACAACAGCGGAAGGACTTATAGGCGGCATCATAAAGAAATACTACAAAAATACTGTCGATTGGAAAGTAGCATTTTTAGCAGGCATAATCGGTGAGACACTGCAGATGATACTGATCCTTGCCATATCGAGGCCTTTTGCCAGTGCATTATCACTTGTAAAAGTGATTGGCGTACCTATGATATTGGTTAATTCAACTGGGATTGCCGTGTTTATGCTGATCATCAAATCAGTATTTGATGAGATTGACACGATACAGTCAAAGCAAGCCAAGATAATCCTTGATATTACGTCTAAGACAATACCATATATTAGAAACGGATTAAATATTGAGACAGCGAAAATTGTTTCTGAGATCATATATGAGGCGATTGATGCAGATGCTGTCGTCATAACCGATATGAAGACGATTTTGGCCTCTGTAGGATTAGATGGGGCGGATGAAAAATGGCATATATTTAAAAAGTCTGAAGTTAACGCATTCAGGTTTAAAAAAGTTTATGTAGAAAACAGCAAAAAAGGCCTGTGCCTTTTATCGTCTGTGACAGCACCGCTTTACTGTTACGATGAATTAGTAGGTACGCTCAAGATTTTTCGCAAGAATAAGTTTGTAAACAGCACAGATATAGAAGTTGCAAAAGGACTAAGCAATTTAATTTCGAACCAGCTTGAAATCGCTGATGCAGAAAATCAGAAAAGGATTGCCGATGAGATGAAGTTTAATGCACTGCAGGCGCAGATAAATCCTCATTTTCTCTTTAATGCGCTGAATACTGTCATTTCATTTATACAGTACAATCCTGATGGTGCCAGCAAACTTCTTATAACATTAAGCGAATATTTGAGAAACAATCTAAGACATGCTGGGAAATGGATAACCGTAGGCAAGGAAATCGAAAATATTGACGCCTACTTGTATATAGAAAAAGCACGCTTTGGCGAAAAGATAAATGTGATCAAGGATATTGACAGTGATATTTTAAATATGTACATTCCTGCTTTGTTGATACAGCCTATTGTGGAAAATGCTGTGAAACACGGCATTCTGCCGAAAGATAATGGCGGCACTATAATAATAAGGGCCAAAAACAATAAAGATTTTATCAGGTTTTCGGTGGAAGACGACGGAGAGGGAATGGATAACCAGATGCGCTTGAAGATCTTAAACGGTGAGTCAGAAAACAATGCAGGTATAGGTCTTCACAATGTGTATGAAAGGGTTAAAAGCATATATAAAAGTGCTTTTTTTAAGATAGATAGCAAAAAAGGATACGGTACAAAAGTTTCGTTTGATTTTCCGAAATTTTACGAAGAAAGGAAGGAGGAAGTTTTTGGTGGTCTTAAAGTCTCTAATAGTAGATGATGAAATTCCTGCAATAGAAGGATTAAAGCGTCTTTTAGAAGATTATAAAAATACTTTAGAAGTCGCAGGGACAGCTACAAATGGCACAGAGGCATTTGAAAAGATCATAAGTTTAAAGCCAGATGTAGTTTTTTTAGATATAGACATACCAAAGATAAATGGCATCAATGTTGCAAGCAACATATCATCGCTTGAAAAAGTACCATTGGTCATATTTGTCACAGCGTACGATAGCTATGCAATAGATGCATTTGAGATTGGTGCTGTTGACTATCTTTTAAAACCTATAAATCCATGTAGATTAAGTAAGACAATCAATAAAATAGCTGGAATGATAGATAAACCGGATCAGTGGGAAAGCTATATAGACGACGAGGCGAAGTTCTTTGAAAAGCAGTTTAATAAGTTGCCTGTAGAGAAGTTTGGCAGGATCAGGCTTATAGATTTTGACGAAATCGTGTATGCGGAGGCGATGGAAGGTAAGGTGATGGTCAAGACAAAAAACGACATCTTTGAATACAACGATACTATGAAGAATTTAGAGAGCCGACTTAAAGAGCCATTATTCTTAAGGGTGCAGAAAAGCTTCATAGTCAATTTGAATAACGTTGTAGAG comes from the Thermoanaerobacterium aotearoense genome and includes:
- a CDS encoding DUF2357 domain-containing protein — protein: MRKMFSHLTGSDIELLNIWTPKFYFTIKGSLKDPDMMKLDINKGVKSSVKISCRDEYKAEVYSQELGEAVQLSGEIDPLFFEQQNYEILIQKRSECDIEFYHENINIRNKVSPVGNAKRGYEARLLTGVVNFTNDIGLSDLIIKVDGKEYLRVEIEVYPSKIDYRDDYKAILKDINDELYNLIFDFYKKTYLLTGLRDTVGNSLTEFFAIINLIFDRLDRAIGIVLKMPHHVLAKERVVQNNYKVKRVDNECIKWINRHQQYVKASGDVITVEKALSLKNTVTFDTFENRLIKYMIKSVINRLRMLKKRYTGKSDDGTTTVDRDIIDKIDMMITKLDKHISTTFLKDVEDIHTMNSLSLVLNMAAGYRDVYKYYIMLLKGLMMREGFIKISPKNMALLYEYWCFIKLNSILRHKYDLVRQDIIKFENSGLSVKIKMGEKSKVEYQNPRNGERYFLAYNNRYGGTATVAQKPDNVLSLEKKGSNVKYNYIFDAKYRICYDNDYLKKYFTPGPEEDDINTMHRYRDAIVYENNDNHNFERMFFGAFVLFPYSKEDEYKNNQFYKSIEKVGVGGLPFLPNATHLVEDLLNEVITDSPETAFESTVLQHGMYEYLEKIEFNNKEVLVGNLSSYKQLEVNLKYKFYHIPYSEIRSSIKYIKYVAIAQTKAKGFGDDAGIRYYGKVKNFEILKRSEIKEIPKDSDELYVRFTVDKWEKLDKKIDLAGYRVRRRFYTNLFLLKNAKIVSDLLLKTKDDYRLYLELKRLDKIKVELNKDDVDDDTAIKGIVFKNLYIWLVGDSYRVYKNSILLDNINVDDFRKRPNVAIKRIKKYI
- a CDS encoding Uma2 family endonuclease codes for the protein MSKIIKNNYTEVDYENWPEDERVELIDGQIYVMAPPSRVHQEVSMQLSVLIYNYIASKGGRCKVYSAPFDVRLKDKNNKISRVQPDISIVCDEKKLNDKGCDGAPDMIIEVASPSSLSRDYVVKVNLYQNSGVKEYWIVNPYKKSIIVFRMNQNDEYNEVDQYSFDDTIKVGIFEDLKIDFKNISM
- a CDS encoding LytS/YhcK type 5TM receptor domain-containing protein, which translates into the protein MLNLLILLAERFSMIGLLAFILSKANFFKKVISNNVSYKDLSILIAIFSLIGIIGTYAGIPINGAIANSRVVGPMIAGLLGGPFIGLIVGFIAGFHRFLIGGFTALACGISTTAEGLIGGIIKKYYKNTVDWKVAFLAGIIGETLQMILILAISRPFASALSLVKVIGVPMILVNSTGIAVFMLIIKSVFDEIDTIQSKQAKIILDITSKTIPYIRNGLNIETAKIVSEIIYEAIDADAVVITDMKTILASVGLDGADEKWHIFKKSEVNAFRFKKVYVENSKKGLCLLSSVTAPLYCYDELVGTLKIFRKNKFVNSTDIEVAKGLSNLISNQLEIADAENQKRIADEMKFNALQAQINPHFLFNALNTVISFIQYNPDGASKLLITLSEYLRNNLRHAGKWITVGKEIENIDAYLYIEKARFGEKINVIKDIDSDILNMYIPALLIQPIVENAVKHGILPKDNGGTIIIRAKNNKDFIRFSVEDDGEGMDNQMRLKILNGESENNAGIGLHNVYERVKSIYKSAFFKIDSKKGYGTKVSFDFPKFYEERKEEVFGGLKVSNSR
- a CDS encoding LytR/AlgR family response regulator transcription factor, which encodes MVLKSLIVDDEIPAIEGLKRLLEDYKNTLEVAGTATNGTEAFEKIISLKPDVVFLDIDIPKINGINVASNISSLEKVPLVIFVTAYDSYAIDAFEIGAVDYLLKPINPCRLSKTINKIAGMIDKPDQWESYIDDEAKFFEKQFNKLPVEKFGRIRLIDFDEIVYAEAMEGKVMVKTKNDIFEYNDTMKNLESRLKEPLFLRVQKSFIVNLNNVVEILPWFKGTYWLTMNDDKKTKISVSKNKIKELKTILGLSRN